A segment of the Canis lupus baileyi chromosome 21, mCanLup2.hap1, whole genome shotgun sequence genome:
GGGgacatgtgtctttttttttttttttttttttagatttgatccatttattcatgagagacacagaaaaagaggcagggacataggcagaggaagatccctgcagggagcctgatgcaggactcgatcccaagaccctgggatcacgccctgagccaaaggaagatgctcaaccactaagcccctATTTGTTCCTATTTGTATGGGGGTGGGAGAAATAGCTTTCCAGAAGTATCAAGAATGAAAAAACTAATTAGACAATCTCAAAACTAGTTTAAGCTATGACTTTCAAAGTCTTGATCTTCCCAAGCTTTCTCTGACTATCTGGGCTCTTCTCCTACCCTTactgctccccactcccacctcaaataaaatctatgtCCAAGTTGTTTCTGGCATGATAACAACAGGGCCGTCACTCCTGGTGGAAATGAATATACTTTTTTCAGAGCAAACTTTACAGAAACAGTGGTTCTCTGTTTGTTGACACTCTCTGAGGACCATCATAAACTCAGACATCCCTTCCACTCCTCAGTTCTTCAGGCTACTGGCTGTCTGGACCTCTTGGCCATTTCAGAGTTTCCATAGGTTGACAAAGGAGGAAGACTGCAGGTCAACTTAATCATTCAACACCTCTGCAATGTATCAGGAGATTCATCAATGTCCTCGTCGCTTGAGTTTTGTTATCTGTTTTGTAAATCAGAgtcactgtgatttttttaagaccACATATAAAAGAGGAGAGGCAGTTGATCATTGTAGAAATAAAAGACTGAACTGGACCTTAGAGTAGATGTCTTCTCTCGTGGATGTAGGAAGTTTTTTGTGCTTATATCCTTACTATTCATTGCTCAGGAGGTGGATATgaaatttggattaaaaaatatttattgatttattgacaCAGCAGAGGTTAAGTGCCCTTGCTTATGTTAAtctctttaatcctcacaacagcacTGAGAAGTGGTATTGTATTATTTTGCTGTGGGGAAAAATGAGGCTGAGAGCACGAGCAACCTACCCAAGCCCAAGCCAACTGTGAGTGGCAAGAGTCAGGCTTACAACCCCAATCTTTAGGGGCTCTTATTCCCATGCCATATTTCTGTCTCATAACATGAACAACTAATGAAACATTTAAGTCAAAACATTTAGTCTCTAAGCCCACTGTTAGCCAAAAATGACTTGTCTtctctttagaaaagaaatatcCATGTGGGAGGGGTTTCACCTTAGAATGTGAAGATTATACTCTTAGTTGCCAGGAGAAAGTAAGTAAACACTTTATTCAATGCCTCAAAGATGTGATAACAGAGacaagaattttccttttttcatttgctCAAGAGAGTGTCACGATTCACAAGTATAAGCTGCAGACcgaaaatatgtgtatgtgtctgtgtgtgtgcctgagagagtgggggaggggatcaATGCTTACTCTGGGTAGGTACGGACGATCCCTGACTATGCTCATTGGATTTATGATTTCTCAATTTTATGATGGTGGTAAGGCCATATGGATTCAGGAGAAACTGGACTTTGAgcagtgcctggttggctcagttcaTAGAGtacacgactcttgatctcagggatctcagggtcatgggtttgagccccactttgggcatggagcctacttaaaaaagaaagaaactgcactTGAAATTCTGAATTTAGATCTTTTCTCAGGCTAGCAAAGTGTTACTGTCTTGTGATGCTGAGCAGGGCAGTGAGCCatagctcccagtcagccatgcAGTCATGAGAGTCAACAACAGATATGCTCACAACCGTTCTGTACCCACACCGCCATTCTGTTTTGCACTTTCAGtatagtaaataataaattagatGATATTCAATACTTCATTATAGAATAAGCTTTGTGCAAAATGATTTTGCCCAGcagtaggctaatgtaagtgttctgagcacctTTAAGGTGAGCTAGGCTAAACTATGATGTTCCATAGGTTAGGTGTGTTAAATGCATTTTCAGCTTACCATATTTTTTACTTAGGGTGGGCTTATTGGGACATAATGCCatcataagtcaaggaagatcttaTGTTCTGTTAAGTGCTTTCCATACATGATTGCTCTTAATCTTTGCATTAATTCTTTGAGGCATTATCTCCTTTATGTTATGGAAGTACAAACTGAGAGTCTTTCAGGTTAAGGTTTGTGTACTTAACCTACAGTACCCAAAGCTTATGAGAGGCAAGATTCCAACCGAAGCAGATAGGAGTAACTCCCATTTTCCCTATAGCTCCAAACACACCATTTGAAAACAGTATTCCCACTGAAATGGCTACTCTGAAACTTCACCGAGGGCAGGTAACCTGATAGCTTTCAGGCTGACACCATGGCGCTTTTGATCCCATCATAAAAATAAGCCTATTCTTTTGGCCCACTAATTCCATATCTGGGAATTTTCCCAAAGGAGATAACCAGGCATATGTGTGCAAAAATTAATGTGCATGTAAGTTCTATACATTGTTATTTAAGCTATTTATTACCAAGTTATTAATATTGTTACTAAATTATTAGACTCAAGTGTTTAATAGGAGCTAGGTGAGATCCTTTGTGGTACATCCACATTGGCAATGTTAGGAAGTCGTTAAAAATCATGCTGTAGAAGAATATTTGATAACATGAGATACTGCTCTAATACATTCAGTGAACACAGGGGATGCTATCCTCGTTACGTAGTATATACCTACAGGATACATAGTGGGCgttgaaaaaatactaaaagagaTACTCAGAACTTTCTGTAAAGACATGACTTCAGGCTTCCTTAACTGGAGCTTCAGTGCAGTGTCCTTCTGAGGTTCTGTGTGAAGCATGTCTTCCCACTGCATGGAAGTGGGAATCCAGACTTCTTAACTTAGGCTGGAAAGCCCTACATGACTCTGGTCTTCTGATCATCCCTCCACCCTCTCTCTGCGTTGCTCGCTGTGTTACCCCCACACGGGCCTTTTTTAGCTAGTAGACTATACTGGCCTAGCCCTACTGGTGTGCAGGGACTTTGCACATGCTGTCTCTTCTGCCTGGAAcgtttttccccattctcatggCTGGTTTCTTTCCACAGGTTTCAGCTTAAATGTCATCTCTTCAATGGAGTCCTTTCTTGGCTACCTCACATAAGGTAAGCATCCCCTATTATGCTTCCCTGCAGCATCCTGTCCTTTTCCCTTTTCACACACATGATAATTTGTAATGACATATTTGTGTGTTGTACTTGTTCGCCTTCTCACACTGAGGGTGTGTGGTAAGGTCCACACTGTTTTTTTCACCACTGTACACTAAGTGCCTACTCAGAGGCTACTCATGGCAGGCACTCAAGAAagacttgaatgaatgaataaatgaacaaaggtaATGCAAAATTTTTAGGCACTGGCTCTGTACCTAGCAAAGTGTCATGGAAAGCTTAGAAGCTCTTCAGAGGAAGAAGACAGGAACTAGATAGCTGGTGGCTGGTAATCAGTGTAAATCAGTGTAACTGATAACTCAGGCTATGAGAATTCATGCAAGGAAATGATTGGGTTATTTCTAAACTATTTCCTAAGAGTGGCTCATTGGATGTGAACTATGTTCTACTTCTAGAAATAAtgtgaaatagagagagagatcacaggcCTGAGCACAGGCATCCCATTTTTCTAAAGGTATCTAGAGCCAGATACATAGGTTGAAGTGGAGCCAACCGGTATCACTTTGCATGTGCTCACTTTTGCCCCACACAGTCCCTCCAAATCTGACTTCCTTCCTTAAGCAGGGAGGAGAACCTGCTGCTCTTGTCCAAAAAGGGCTCATCCAAATGTGGTTCACAAGCAGAAGTCATTGTGTCTTCTGTAGAAccacacaaaatattaaaatggtggcaaaaaaaaaaaaaaaagccaatcacttttctgttaaaagaaaaacccTCAGAGGTAAAATCTTGCAGAAGGCTTAGGAACAATtgcaagaaaaaatagaacagattattctacacattttattatttttccctctgcAGACTACAGAATGGCAACCTTCATCTGACTCTATGAACAAACACATAGGGCGAGCGTAGGGCCCATCAGTGCTCCTAGGGAAGGTTGCCTGTGGACGTGAATTTGGGTGTTTGCGGTGGGGGGCTGGGATGGCATGAATATTTTCCAAGCCTTATTCAAACAGTAACTTCTATCTGCTACCATGCTATCAATTTTCCCAACAGTGGATTGCAAATTCACCTCATAAATCAATCCGTACAAGAGGTCAGAAGCCAACCACAGCCAATTAAAACCTCTCAGCAATAATTCATCCAAGATCtgagtaaggatttttttttttttacaagtccTAGGAGGCTCTTGTTTATTCTAATCAGATCAGTAGAGGAAGAACTAAATTGGGTAGAACCTGCATTTTTCTCTTATCCCAGAACACAAACTCAGATGTTTTtatagggaaaggaagaggaagaggagaaagatatGAGGAAAGAGTGAGCTGAAGAATTAGAACACTTTCTCCACACAAAGTGTTACTGAGGCTCTCCCAAGTGCCAGGCCTGCATGGGACTGCTTCATCCTGGGGAGCTTCTTCTCCAACCTATCCGGAGTCTGAGCCCTGATAGGGTCACGTCCAACAAACAAATACACCTAAACTACTGTTTAGCGAGTGTCTCTGACATACCAGGCCCTGTGGACACTTGAAATGAATCCGTATATTTATTGCTCTTTAGAAGACTGTAGCTTACAGGTTACCCAGGTGTGAGAAAGTGCTGGAAAGATTAGGGGGCTGTACCGCATATACTCTAAGTGTGTGAATATAGGACTGTGCATATACTACAACTGCACAACTGTAATTGTCTTTTCACTGTAGACCTGTGCTGAAAGCTGGGTGAACTTGGGAGAAATCACTCAGCTTCCTGAACTTCTGTTTCTCGTCTATAAGATGGGTAATAACAGTACCAACTCGTAGGCATGTGGGAGATTAAACAAGATGTTTGCAAAGCACTGGCATGTCCTCTGGCCCCTGAGTGGCTGCTCAGTGCTGGCTGTAACTAAAAACGGTGTGAGATTCTGGGCCCCACCGCAGTGCTCCCTGGTTATCAGCTCATTGGGTTTCGAGATTCTCCCTCCAGTCGCAAGTCTAGCCCGATTTTTGATGGATCACCGCCCTGACACGTCCTAGAGGTTGGGACTGAGGAAGTGCAGGCTCCCTCAGGCGAGATGCCGAGATGCCGACAGCCAGCCTCAGCCTCCTCCTTGGGCAGCCTCCTGGGGGGCTGGAGGGACTCCATGCGGCCTAACGTGCTCCCACCTGATTAGCAAGACTCTGATTTAATCCTCTTCTCAGTCTCAAGCACAGAAGCAGAGCttctagctattttttaaaacaaaatgctttatttcttaattataaacATACAAGGAAATGCTTATCATAACATTTGGAACAGATCTGAAGTGTATAAAGGAACAGGATTCATAGTCTTGCTGTCTCCCCCCTCTCTATTCCGCACTCCGCTACCCTCATCCTGAGGTAACCAGCAGCAATTGTTCTGGAAATATCCTCCCATGACTCGTAAATACCTAAGAAATACAATGTCAGTACTTTTCCACATGCTATCATATAGACATATCATAAATATGACTCCGcaacttgctttcttttctcccagAGTCCAAAGGATTATGGATATTTCCCCCAGCTATTATTTAGGAACTCTAGATGAAACTGTGAGGTCTTTACCCAAGTTCTGCAGGACATTCAacaaagtaaatagaaatattGGCTTTGTCTTCCTGGTTACTATCTCTTAGATTTCACCCATGGAGTTCCAAAGCATTAGATTTGGGGTGAGGAAGTATGTCAAGGAACTCAtaactgttttatttctctgtaaaacCAGAGTAGTTTAGGTGTTTATGGTCTGGTTCCCTTTCCTGGGAAAATTCTCGTCTTCAGCTTTTTCTAGATTTTGAGACATATGCAAAGGAAAGCTGGCAGCAAGAGGCATTGTCTTCCTCACCAGACGTCCCTCTGCAACTACTGATACCCCATGGTCTTATCAGGGTGAAGAGATGGTGTGTGTACTTGAGCAGACAAATTTTGTCCCCTCTGTGGTTACCCCATACAGGGTGACCAGGCCCTCAACCACACCAGCCAGGATGAGCGTACAGCCCATCAGAAAACATGGCACACCCAAGTCTCTCAGCTGTTGCAACAGCTGGCATCAATGAAACTGGCCAGGGTGAGTCCAAGAGTAGAGTTAGAAGTCACTTTTCTCATCAAGTCCTGGGCGAGTCTTGAGAAAATGAACATGGAACCAAATCTTGTCCCACACCCAGGGATCCAGAGAGTTGGGAGGAGAGC
Coding sequences within it:
- the LOC140612849 gene encoding uncharacterized protein isoform X6 translates to MSSLQWSPFLATSHKGDQALNHTSQDERTAHQKTWHTQVSQLLQQLASMKLARGKHIQRDGDVLGMRCSSQLCWEDKTPTLPHNLPCAGAFT